The window ATAAAACCGGGCTTCGGCGGTAAACGTTTGGTTTGAGGTGCGGGTGTTTTTGTAATCAATATTATCGCCATCATGGGATATTTTATCACTTATGGTATTAATTAACGAGACATCGCCAATGCGGGTATCGGGCATAAACTTATATCCTGCCGAGATGGTTATTTTACGGGCAACTGAACGTTCGTAGTTGAAACTATAATTATGCAACACTAATGAAGATAAGTTAACCCGGATGTTGTTTTTTTTATAATCGCCGCTTTGAGCTGATACTTTACTAACGGAGAAACATGTTATAATACCTATAATGATGGTGGCTATCTTCAAAAATAATGGTAAGTTTTTTTTCATGCTATTTGTGCTTAACGGTTTGGATTTTATTGGTTTACCTGGTGAAATTACTAAAGTACTGTAGCTTGTACAATACCCATGACATGGTATAAAAAACTTATTTTTGCGCCATTGTGTTAAAATCAACATCAATTACAGCCTTTTGTTATCAACAGACCAACCCTTTATGCCAAAGCATCAGGCTGCCCAGGCGAAAAAGGGTGTATCATCAAATCTTTAGCCAGCACATCGCCATACCTGCCCGGCAAAAAAAATCAGGAAAGTGAGTTTGCTTTGCTATAATGGCAAAGTTAATATAGCTGTGGTGTTTAAAATTGATGGTATTGGACAAACTTTCAGGTGGTAATCAAAATTTTTATAAGTCAGTAAGCACATCAGCGGCAACCTGTATACCTGAAATGGTTCTTTTTGATGATTTTTGAATAACTGGCAATGCATAACAAAATGAAGCACCTTTGCCTTTGTTATTTTCAACCCAGATGCGGCCATTCATTTTGTCGATGAAATCGCTGCATATCATGAGGGCTACACCGGCACCTTTTTCTTTTTCGTTGCTGTACTTCAGGTCAATTTTAAAATTGAAAATTCCCGGCAGTTTTTCCGGCGAAATGCCCTTGCCTTCGTCCTGTACACAAACTGTTACCTCGTCATGGCCGCCAAATCCAACAATGGTGATGCTTGAATTTTTTGGCGAAAACTTGATTGCATTATGTATAAAATTACGGTGAATAAATTGCACCAATTCTTTATCGGCATAAAGGTTAATATTTCCATCAACATTGTTTATTAATGTGATATTTGCTTCCCGCGCCATAATAGCAAATGGTTGCAAGGCCTCATCTATCAACTCCCTTAGTGGCAGCACAACGGGGCTGTAACTAAAGCCGGATAGCTGTTGCTTTATCCATTGTAAAATATTCTCGAAAATTTCCAGCGATACATCCGACGAGCGTTCCATGGTTTCTACCAGTGCTATCAATTCCTCGCGGGTAAAAGCATCCGGATCTTTCAAAACTGTAGCCAATGTTTTTAATGTGCCCAACGGCTGCCTGAAATCGTGGGCAAGGATAGATACCAGGCGGTTGTTAAATTCATGGTCAACCTCAAGCTTTTGATTGCGCAGCTGTACAGTGCGGTTCAACTCTTCCAGTGTTTCGCTGTGACGGCGCTTAAGCCTGTACAAACGATAAAATATGCCTACCGAAAGCGCGGTAAGCAAAAGCAGAAAACCAAAAACCAACATCAACGTATTGCGGTTCTCGGCCCTTACCGTTAAAGCTTCAATTTGCTGGTCTTTTATGGCATAGTCAATATAATCAAGCCCGGATGTGTTGGTAAATACTTCTTCGTCCTCATACAGTTCCAGTAG is drawn from Mucilaginibacter ginsenosidivorax and contains these coding sequences:
- a CDS encoding tetratricopeptide repeat-containing sensor histidine kinase yields the protein MKKYLALFLLLLFVGKVGHCQLKEIESIQKQLPLIKDSLKYVNALNRLGMLMYERNIDNSFYYAKLARAISARLKYQQGEADALNIIGIVYDLRGNLQLSLRYYNDAYNRYMVLHDSANIVQALMNIALVFDERKEDKKAVETLKQALAQGTGLRKDSIMSLLYCNFLLMYPDSVGEDLTKVYLDRARRIATKYKDERVLLVTDQVQANLYLKSGKREQAIAQLQKAAAEGIALDVNYVTLDILKSLGDLFILTDSTKAIEYYKKGLAISESKGYHFYGKVFGKSLYNIYINQNNPRETQRYSGKLLELYEDEEVFTNTSGLDYIDYAIKDQQIEALTVRAENRNTLMLVFGFLLLLTALSVGIFYRLYRLKRRHSETLEELNRTVQLRNQKLEVDHEFNNRLVSILAHDFRQPLGTLKTLATVLKDPDAFTREELIALVETMERSSDVSLEIFENILQWIKQQLSGFSYSPVVLPLRELIDEALQPFAIMAREANITLINNVDGNINLYADKELVQFIHRNFIHNAIKFSPKNSSITIVGFGGHDEVTVCVQDEGKGISPEKLPGIFNFKIDLKYSNEKEKGAGVALMICSDFIDKMNGRIWVENNKGKGASFCYALPVIQKSSKRTISGIQVAADVLTDL